Proteins encoded by one window of Nomascus leucogenys isolate Asia chromosome 19, Asia_NLE_v1, whole genome shotgun sequence:
- the ODC1 gene encoding ornithine decarboxylase: protein MNNFGNEEFDCHFLDEGFTAKDILDQKINEVSSSDDKDAFYVADLGDILKKHLRWLKALPRVTPFYAVKCNDSKAIVKTLAAIGTGFDCASKTEIQLVQSLGVPPERIIYANPCKQVSQIKYAANNGVQMMTFDSEVELMKVARAHPKAKLVLRIATDDSKAVCRLSVKFGATLRTSRLLLERAKELNIDVVGVSFHVGSGCTDPETFVQAISDARCVFDMGAEVGFSMYLLDIGGGFPGSEDVKLKFEEITGVINPALDKYFPSDSGVRIIAEPGRYYVASAFTLAVNIIAKKIVLKEQTGSDDEDESSEQTFMYYVNDGVYGSFNCILYDHAHVKPLLQKRPKPDEKYYSSSIWGPTCDGLDRIVERCDLPEMHVGDWMLFENMGAYTVAAASTFNGFQRPTIYYVMSGPAWQLMQQFQNPDFPPEVEEQDASTLPVSCAWESGMKRHRAACASASINV from the exons ATGAACAACTTTGGTAATGAAGAGTTTGACTGCCACTTCCTCGATGAAGGTTTTACTGCCAAGGACATTCTGgaccaaaaaattaatgaagtttcttcttct GATGATAAGGATGCCTTCTACGTGGCAGACCTGGGAGACATTCTGAAGAAACATCTGAGGTGGTTAAAAGCTCTCCCTCGTGTCACCCCCTTTTATGCAGTCAAATGTAATGATAGCAAAGCCATCGTGAAGACCCTTGCTGCTATCGGGACAGGATTTGACTGTGCTAGCAAG ACTGAAATACAGTTGGTGCAGAGTCTGGGGGTGCCTCCAGAGAGGATTATCTATGCAAATCCTTGTAAACAAGTATCTCAAATTAAGTATGCTGCTAATAATGGAGTCCAGATGATGACTTTTGATAGTGAAGTTGAGTTGATGAAAGTTGCCAGAGCACATCCAAAAGCAAA GTTGGTTTTGCGGATTGCCACGGATGATTCCAAAGCAGTGTGTCGTCTCAGTGTTAAATTCGGTGCCACGCTCAGAACCAGCAGGCTCCTTTTGGAACGGGCGAAAGAGCTAAATATCGATGTTGTCGGTGTCAG CTTCCACGTAGGAAGCGGCTGTACCGATCCTGAGACCTTCGTGCAGGCAATCTCTGATGCCCGCTGTGTTTTTGACATGGGG GCTGAGGTTGGTTTCAGCATGTATCTGCTTGATATTGGTGGTGGCTTTCCTGGATCTGAGGATGTGAAGCTTAAATTTGAAGAG ATCACCGGCGTAATCAACCCAGCGTTGGACAAATATTTTCCGTCAGACTCTGGAGTGAGAATCATAGCTGAGCCCGGCAGATACTATGTTGCATCAGCTTTCACACTTGCAGTTAATATCATCGCCAAGAAAATTGTATTAAAGGAACAGACTGGCTCTGATG ATGAAGATGAGTCGAGTGAACAGACCTTTATGTATTATGTGAATGATGGCGTCTATGGATCATTTAATTGCATACTGTATGATCACGCACATGTAAAGCCCCTTCTGCAAAAG AGACCTAAGCCAGATGAGAAGTATTATTCATCCAGCATATGGGGACCAACATGTGATGGCCTCGATCGGATTGTTGAGCGCTGTGACCTGCCCGAAATGCATGTGGGTGATTGGATGCTCTTTGAAAACATGGGCGCTTACACTGTTGCTGCTGCCTCTACGTTCAATGGCTTCCAGAGGCCGACGATCTACTATGTGATGTCAGGGCCTGCGTG gcAACTCATGCAGCAATTCCAGAACCCCGACTTCCCACCCGAAGTAGAGGAACAGGATGCCAGCACCCTGCCTGTGTCTTGTGCCTGGGAGAGTGGGATGAAACGCCACAGAGCAGCCTGTGCTTCAGCTAGTATTAATGTGTAG